Below is a window of Halomonas sp. Bachu 37 DNA.
TTCTTTCCTCAGTTCTTTGCATAAGTAAACTCACCGCAACGCGACTCCTTGTACTACCTTAGGAATCATCAGCGCCGCTGACAACCTCGTTTTTTGCCAGTGTTTCGCTTCTTTTTCTGACAAATTCTGTCAAACGATGACCAGGAGCTTGCAATGAGAATGGTTTACCAACCTGTCGGGATCTTGCTGGGCACACTGACGTTCGCGGCAGCGACATTTGCCACGGCTGACGAGAGCGCATCATCCGATCCCATGAGTCGGCTCAGCCAATTTCATCAGCATCAGCAAACCTTGGGTTTACTGGCCCAAGAGCGGGCCGACGCCGATGAAATCAGCGAGCTGGCGGAAGAGTTCGCCGTGGATCATGGGATTCTCGAAGAGTGGCTGAACGAGGCCGGGCATTCGTCGCCCCCGTCTGATGAAAGCTCGACAGGCTACAGCGCGGGAGAGAACGAGGCCTATACGAC
It encodes the following:
- a CDS encoding DUF4142 domain-containing protein translates to MRMVYQPVGILLGTLTFAAATFATADESASSDPMSRLSQFHQHQQTLGLLAQERADADEISELAEEFAVDHGILEEWLNEAGHSSPPSDESSTGYSAGENEAYTTLQRQQGAEFDSQFLAYQEDIHRQALEYLEKNRPESIEQSEQANHLKVTHETLRRHLGMLQNQRQEGDNPSSDE